A region of Plantactinospora sp. BC1 DNA encodes the following proteins:
- a CDS encoding GNAT family N-acetyltransferase, whose product MPLPPGWSVRRPRLVDVPAILAVVHASDIAALGHPDFSADDVREVLTAPDLDPARDSWLAIDPDGEVRGWSYLEDSNRGPRETVEVYVHPERGLPAQVPLLEMQLARSAERAAEFGLAAMTVRALALPTEERWIGVLRDAGFEFVKRYARMRRPLAGVAAEPPPPPPGVLVRPVRSTDDAELRTFHRILDSAFRDTPDYQPASYEQWRAQVAALPSVAWDEWFVAEVAGEPVGVLQSADQTLDQNEGWVKQLAVLREHRRRGVGAALLARAFACYAGKGREYAGLGVDLANPIGPVRLYESVGMTPRYEAVVFERSVDADGK is encoded by the coding sequence ATGCCCCTGCCGCCCGGCTGGTCGGTGCGCCGGCCCCGCCTCGTCGACGTGCCGGCGATCCTGGCCGTCGTGCACGCCAGCGACATCGCCGCGCTCGGCCACCCCGACTTCAGCGCCGACGACGTACGCGAGGTGCTGACCGCGCCCGACCTCGACCCGGCCCGGGACAGCTGGCTCGCGATCGACCCGGACGGCGAGGTGCGCGGCTGGTCCTATCTGGAGGACTCGAACCGGGGGCCACGGGAGACCGTCGAGGTCTACGTGCACCCGGAGCGGGGACTGCCGGCCCAGGTGCCGCTGCTGGAGATGCAGCTGGCCCGCTCCGCCGAACGCGCCGCCGAGTTCGGTCTCGCCGCGATGACCGTACGGGCGCTCGCGCTGCCGACCGAGGAACGCTGGATCGGGGTACTCCGGGACGCCGGCTTCGAGTTCGTCAAGCGGTACGCCCGGATGCGCCGGCCGCTGGCCGGGGTGGCCGCCGAGCCGCCACCCCCGCCGCCCGGGGTGCTGGTCCGGCCGGTCCGGTCCACCGACGACGCGGAGCTGCGCACCTTCCACCGGATCCTCGACTCGGCCTTCCGGGACACCCCGGACTACCAGCCGGCGAGCTACGAACAGTGGCGGGCCCAGGTGGCCGCGCTGCCCAGCGTCGCCTGGGACGAGTGGTTCGTCGCCGAGGTGGCCGGCGAGCCGGTCGGCGTCCTCCAGTCCGCCGACCAGACCCTCGACCAGAACGAGGGCTGGGTGAAGCAGTTGGCGGTGCTCCGGGAGCACCGGCGGCGGGGCGTCGGCGCGGCGCTGCTGGCCCGGGCCTTCGCCTGCTATGCCGGCAAGGGCCGGGAGTACGCCGGGCTCGGCGTCGACCTGGCCAACCCGATCGGTCCGGTCCGGCTCTACGAGTCGGTGGGGATGACCCCGCGCTACGAGGCGGTCGTCTTCGAACGGAGCGTCGACGCCGACGGGAAGTAG
- a CDS encoding glycoside hydrolase family 43 protein, producing MVPSGAPVIPGFHPDPSICRVGDDYYLACSSFEYFPGVPIFHSRDLVHWTQLGNVLDRPSQLVLPPGTPSSGGVYAPTLRHHDGRFWLITSNVPHGGTLLVTAEDPAGRWSEPVHLPDVLGIDPDLAWDDDGTCWCTVAGVDQLRIDPVRGTALSRPKRIWSGTPGAQAPEAPHLYQIDGMWYLLIAEGGTERGHGISVARAPAPDGPFEPCPANPILSHRSTDHPIQNTGHGDLVRAADGSWWLVFLGVRARGGTPGWHVLGRETFLAPVTWSDGWPVVGPVGAVPRTPTLSPAPVGAAPVRDDFDTTELHPRWISVRARPPEDVSLIDRPGWLTLRSRGNSLDEPTVTFVGRRQEQHDVRVRALVDPGVGRGGLAVRLDEAHHYAVELGDGEVWVRARIGPLCQRIGSRPVTGPVVLRVETWASGPGMDHPRQEPDVVRLGYEAPGGEFVVLAELDGRYLSTEVAGGFTGRVIGCYATADAIGVDWYDYRVLGSLDRAEVVDDDLVDA from the coding sequence ATGGTGCCCTCCGGCGCTCCGGTCATCCCCGGCTTCCATCCGGACCCGAGCATCTGCCGGGTCGGCGACGACTACTACCTGGCCTGCTCCAGCTTCGAGTACTTCCCGGGCGTGCCGATCTTCCACAGCCGGGACCTGGTGCACTGGACCCAGTTGGGCAACGTCCTCGACCGGCCCAGCCAGCTCGTCCTGCCGCCCGGCACCCCCTCCTCCGGCGGGGTCTACGCGCCCACCCTGCGGCACCACGACGGCCGGTTCTGGCTGATCACCTCGAACGTCCCGCACGGCGGCACCCTGCTGGTCACCGCCGAGGACCCGGCCGGCCGCTGGTCGGAGCCGGTGCACCTGCCCGACGTCCTCGGCATCGACCCGGACCTGGCCTGGGACGACGACGGCACCTGCTGGTGCACCGTGGCCGGCGTCGACCAACTGCGGATCGACCCGGTCCGGGGCACGGCGCTGAGCCGGCCGAAGCGGATCTGGTCCGGCACCCCGGGTGCGCAGGCGCCCGAGGCGCCACACCTCTACCAGATCGACGGCATGTGGTATCTGCTGATCGCCGAGGGCGGCACCGAGCGCGGCCACGGCATCTCGGTGGCCCGGGCGCCGGCTCCGGACGGGCCCTTCGAACCCTGCCCGGCCAACCCGATCCTCAGCCACCGCAGCACCGACCACCCGATCCAGAACACCGGGCACGGCGACCTGGTGCGGGCCGCCGACGGCTCCTGGTGGCTGGTCTTTCTCGGGGTACGCGCCCGGGGCGGCACACCCGGCTGGCACGTACTCGGCCGGGAAACCTTCCTCGCCCCGGTCACCTGGTCCGACGGCTGGCCGGTGGTCGGGCCGGTCGGCGCGGTGCCGCGTACCCCCACCCTGTCCCCCGCGCCGGTGGGTGCCGCGCCGGTGCGGGACGACTTCGACACCACCGAACTGCACCCGCGGTGGATCTCCGTCCGGGCCCGGCCGCCGGAGGACGTCTCGCTGATCGATCGCCCCGGCTGGCTGACCCTGCGCTCCCGGGGCAACTCGCTCGACGAGCCGACGGTGACCTTCGTCGGCCGCCGGCAGGAGCAGCACGACGTCCGGGTACGCGCCCTGGTCGACCCCGGGGTGGGCCGGGGCGGCCTGGCGGTACGCCTCGACGAGGCCCACCACTACGCGGTCGAGCTGGGCGACGGCGAGGTCTGGGTACGGGCCCGGATCGGGCCGCTCTGCCAGCGGATCGGCAGCCGTCCGGTGACCGGCCCGGTGGTGTTGCGCGTCGAGACCTGGGCCTCCGGGCCGGGCATGGACCATCCCCGGCAGGAGCCGGACGTGGTGCGGCTCGGCTACGAGGCACCCGGCGGCGAGTTCGTCGTCCTCGCCGAACTCGACGGCCGCTACCTCTCCACCGAGGTCGCCGGCGGCTTCACCGGCCGGGTGATCGGCTGCTACGCCACCGCCGACGCGATCGGGGTCGACTGGTACGACTACCGGGTGCTCGGCTCGCTGGACCGGGCCGAGGTGGTCGACGACGACCTCGTCGACGCCTGA
- a CDS encoding LacI family DNA-binding transcriptional regulator — MTVDEGRRITITAIAQEAGVSVPTVSRVLNGRNDVAPQTRERVEELLRRHGYRRRATRPRAGASLIDLIFNDLDSPWAVEIIRGVEDVAHASGVGTVVSAIHRRSTSTRQWLQNLRTRATDGVILVASDLAPPVHAELRRLNVPMVLVDPAGVPNLDIPTIGATNWAGGLRATEHLLSLGHRRIGFIAGPPRLLCSRARLDGYRAALDAAGIPLRDELVLPGDFYHESGYSGGAALLDLDEPPTAIFASSDQMAFGAYEAVRRRGLRVPDDVSVVGFDDLPEARWASPPLTTVRQPLAEMGLLAARTVLRLAGGEPLDTPRVELSTDLVVRDSSAPYARR; from the coding sequence GTGACGGTCGACGAAGGACGCAGGATCACGATCACCGCCATCGCACAGGAGGCGGGCGTGTCGGTGCCGACGGTCTCCCGGGTGCTCAACGGCCGCAACGACGTGGCGCCGCAGACCCGGGAACGGGTGGAGGAACTCCTCCGCCGGCACGGCTACCGCCGACGGGCCACCCGACCGCGGGCCGGGGCGAGCCTGATCGACCTCATCTTCAACGACCTGGACAGCCCCTGGGCGGTCGAGATCATCCGAGGGGTGGAGGACGTCGCGCACGCCTCCGGCGTCGGCACCGTGGTCTCGGCGATCCACCGTCGCTCCACCTCGACCCGGCAGTGGTTGCAGAACCTGCGTACCCGGGCCACCGACGGGGTGATCCTGGTGGCCAGCGACCTCGCCCCGCCGGTGCACGCCGAGCTGCGCCGGCTCAACGTGCCGATGGTGCTGGTCGACCCGGCCGGAGTGCCCAACCTCGACATCCCGACCATCGGCGCGACCAACTGGGCCGGCGGGCTGCGCGCCACCGAGCACCTGCTCTCGCTCGGCCACCGCCGGATCGGTTTCATCGCCGGGCCGCCGCGACTGCTCTGCAGCCGGGCCCGGCTCGACGGCTACCGGGCCGCCCTGGACGCCGCCGGCATCCCGCTCCGCGACGAGCTGGTCCTGCCCGGCGACTTCTACCACGAGTCCGGCTACTCCGGCGGGGCCGCACTGCTCGACCTCGACGAGCCACCGACGGCGATCTTCGCCTCCAGCGACCAGATGGCGTTCGGGGCGTACGAGGCGGTCCGGCGGCGCGGTCTGCGGGTCCCCGACGACGTGAGCGTGGTCGGCTTCGACGACCTGCCGGAGGCGCGCTGGGCCTCGCCGCCACTCACCACCGTACGCCAGCCGCTGGCCGAGATGGGGCTGCTGGCCGCCCGGACGGTGCTCCGGCTGGCCGGCGGCGAGCCGCTGGACACGCCCAGGGTCGAACTCTCCACCGACCTGGTGGTCCGGGACAGTTCGGCGCCGTACGCCCGCCGTTGA